The genomic stretch TGGTCAGCCGCAACCTGGCGCCCTCCGGCTCCAGCATGTTCCTGCTGGGCCCGCAGGCGCTGAACATCGTGCGCCGGCACCATGAGCGCAACCTGATGCTCGACGGCGTGCTCTCCACCATGGCGGTCGTCCAGGCGCAGGTGCCTTACGAGCGCCAGGCCCGCCAGGCGGGCCGCAGCAAGTGGACCCTGGGCAAGAAACTCAAGACCTTCGCCGACTTCTTCGTGGGCTACTCCTACGCGCCCCTGCGCTTCATGTCGTACCTGGGCATGCTGGTGGCGGTGCTGGGCTTCCTCTATGCGCTGGTGGTGCTGGTCGACCGGCTCTTCTTCGCCCAACTGGTGCAGGGCTGGACCTCGCTCATGCTGGTGGTGCTGATCCTGGGGGGCCTGAACATGATGATGCTGGGCATCATCGGCGAGTACCTGTGGCGGACGCTGGACGAGGCCCGCGGCCGTCCCCGCTACGTCCTGGAGACCACGCTGAACGTCGCTTCCCCGGCGCCGGCGGCGCAGGCTTCGGGCCCGGCGGGAGGAGCGCGGCCATGAAGCTGGAGGGCAGCCGCATCCTCATCACCGGGGGCGCCGGCCTGGTGGGCTCGCACATCGCCGACCAGGTGGCTGGGCGCGCCCGCGAAGTCATCGTGCTCGACAACTTCGTGCGCGGCCGCCGCGAGAACCTGCTCCCGGCCCTGGCCTCGGGGAAGGTGCGCATCGTCGAGGGCGACATCCGCGACCGCAAGCGGCTGGCCGAAGTCATGGCTGGCGTGGATGTCCTCTTCCACCAGGCCGCCATCCGCATCACCCAGTGCGCCGCCGAGCCCCGCCTCGCCCTGGAGGTGATGGCCGACGGCACCTACAACGTGCTGGAGGCCGCCGTCGCCGCCCAGGTCAAGCGCGTGGTGGCGGCTTCTTCGGCCTCGGTCTACGGCCTGGCCGAGCAATTCCCCACCCCCGAGCGCCATCATCCCTACAACGACAGCACCCTCTACGGCGCCACCAAGAGCTTCAACGAAGGCCTGCTGCGCGCCTTCCACGAGATGTACGGCCTCGACTACGTGGCCCTGCGCTACTTCAACGTCTATGGGCCGCGCATGGACCTCCACGGGGTCTACACCGAGGTGCTGATCCGCTGGATGGAGCGCATCGCCGCCGGCCAGCCCCCGCTGATCTTCGGCGACGGCCGCCAGACCATGGACTTCATCTACATCGAGGACGTCGCCCGGGCCAACCTGCTGGCCGCGGAATCGGCCGTCGACGGGGAGGTGTTCAACGTGGCCAGCGGCGTGGAGACCAGCCTGCAGGAGCTGGCCGCCACCCTGCTGCGGGTGATGGGCTCCTCGCTCCAGGTGGAATACGCGGCCGAGCGCAAGGTCAGCCCCGTGGCCCGCCGCCTGGCCGACACCCGCGCCGCGCGCGAGCGCCTCGGCTTCGCCGCTCAGGTCCCCCTGGAAGAGGGCCTGCGGCGGCTGGTAGCGTGGTATCAGGAAGAACGCCGTGCCGAAAAAAAAGACTAGAACGTCCTCGCCTGAAGCTCCGGCGCTGCTGCCGGTGGCCCGCCCCCTGACCGGGGAGCGCGAGGCCCGCGCCGTCCGCCGCCCCCTGCTCTCCGGGTGGCTGACGCAGGGGCCGGAGGTGGCCGCCTTCGAGCGCGAGTTCGCCGCCTACGTGGGCGCGCCCCACGCCTGCGCCGTCGCCAGTTGCACCGTCGCGCTGCACCTGGCGCTGAAAGCGGTGGGGGTGGGCCCGGGCGGTGAGGTCATCACCGCCAGCCACTCCTTCATCGCCACCGCCAACGCCGTCCGCTACTGCGGCGCGCTGCCCGTCTTCGTGGACATCCAGCCGGAGACTTACAACCTCGATCCCAAGCTGATCGAGCGCGTCATCACCCCCCGCACCCGCGCCATCCTGTGCGTGCACCAGATCGGCATGCCCTGCGACCTGGCCGCTATCCTGGAGATCGCCGGCCGCCACCGGCTGCCGGTGGTCGAGGACGCCGCCTGCGCCGCCGGCAGCGAGATCCGCTGGCAGGGAAAGTGGGAGAAGATCGGCCGCCCCCGCGGCGACATCGCCTGCTTCTCCTTCCACCCGCGCAAGCTCCTCACCACCGGGGACGGGGGCATGCTGACCACCCGCAACCCGGAGTTCGACCGCCGCTTCCGGCTGTGGCGGCAGCACGGCATGAGCGTCCCCGACACCGTCCGCCACGGCGCCCGCCAGGTCATCTTCGAGGACTACGCCGAGCTGGGCTACAACTACCGCATGACCGACATCCAGGCGGCGGTGGGGCGCGAGCAGCTCCAGCGGCTGCCCGCCATCCTGGCCCGCCGGCGCAAGCTGGCCGCCGCCTACCGCCGGCGGCTGGCCTCCATCCCCGGCCTGGGGCTGCCGGCGCAGCCTGCCTGGGCCCGCAGCAACTGGCAGAGCTACTGCGTCCGCCTGCCCGCAGGCCGCGAGCAGCGCCAGGTCATGCAGGCCATGCTGGAGGAGGGCATCTCCACCCGCCGCGCCGTCATGTGTGCCCACCGCGAGCCCGCCTACCGCACCGAACCCTGGTCCTGCGGCCTGTCCCGGGAGCAGTGCGGCTGCCCCCCCGGCTCCTGCCGCCGCCTGGCGGAGAGCGAACGCGCCCAGGACCAAGCCATCGTCCTGCCGCTCTTCCACCAGATGGGCCTGCGGGAGGTGGAGCGGGTGGTCGCGGCTTTGCTCCGAGCCTGCCGCTGACGGTCCTCCCTGGGGGAGCTTGTTGCCTACCCGGTAACGATGCTGTTGGTCCGCCCTCGGCCTTCGGGCCGTGTCCAAAAGGAACCGAAGTCGCCAAGTCTTGAACCCTTTGCATCAACACCACAATGGGTTGTGGTCTTGTACCGCTCCCAGTACAGAATATTGACGTAAGAGCCCCAAAACCGACGCCCATTTCCGCCTAAACCCCCCAAAAACCGGAAGAAAGACCTAAGACCTGCTTGACACTCGAAGGAGTAACCTTGGTATAACTCGCATCTAGAAAGTTCGCCCCCCGAGAAAGCGGAGGATTCTCTACTCCGCCCACTGAAAAAGGCCATCTCCCGCCCGTGGAGCGGGGAGTTATATCTGTGGAAAGGGCTGCGCTTCTATGGCCGAGTCGCGTGAGGTGATGAACATCCGCCAGGCTTCGCAGTACCTGGGGGTGAGTCCGGACACGCTCTACAAGTACGTATACGAGGAGAAGATCCCGGCCTTCAAACTGGGCAACCGCTGGAAGTTCAAGAAGACCATCCTGGACTCCTGGATGGAGCGCAAGAGCACCCTGGGCGAAGGACGGGGCAAAAAGAAACCCAAAGCGGCGCGCGCAATGGCGACGCACTGAGGCGCAAACATGGGCTTGTTTGGTGGTGGAAAAACGATCGTCGGCCTGGAC from Terriglobales bacterium encodes the following:
- a CDS encoding NAD-dependent epimerase/dehydratase family protein — its product is MKLEGSRILITGGAGLVGSHIADQVAGRAREVIVLDNFVRGRRENLLPALASGKVRIVEGDIRDRKRLAEVMAGVDVLFHQAAIRITQCAAEPRLALEVMADGTYNVLEAAVAAQVKRVVAASSASVYGLAEQFPTPERHHPYNDSTLYGATKSFNEGLLRAFHEMYGLDYVALRYFNVYGPRMDLHGVYTEVLIRWMERIAAGQPPLIFGDGRQTMDFIYIEDVARANLLAAESAVDGEVFNVASGVETSLQELAATLLRVMGSSLQVEYAAERKVSPVARRLADTRAARERLGFAAQVPLEEGLRRLVAWYQEERRAEKKD
- a CDS encoding DegT/DnrJ/EryC1/StrS family aminotransferase yields the protein MPKKKTRTSSPEAPALLPVARPLTGEREARAVRRPLLSGWLTQGPEVAAFEREFAAYVGAPHACAVASCTVALHLALKAVGVGPGGEVITASHSFIATANAVRYCGALPVFVDIQPETYNLDPKLIERVITPRTRAILCVHQIGMPCDLAAILEIAGRHRLPVVEDAACAAGSEIRWQGKWEKIGRPRGDIACFSFHPRKLLTTGDGGMLTTRNPEFDRRFRLWRQHGMSVPDTVRHGARQVIFEDYAELGYNYRMTDIQAAVGREQLQRLPAILARRRKLAAAYRRRLASIPGLGLPAQPAWARSNWQSYCVRLPAGREQRQVMQAMLEEGISTRRAVMCAHREPAYRTEPWSCGLSREQCGCPPGSCRRLAESERAQDQAIVLPLFHQMGLREVERVVAALLRACR
- a CDS encoding helix-turn-helix domain-containing protein, yielding MAESREVMNIRQASQYLGVSPDTLYKYVYEEKIPAFKLGNRWKFKKTILDSWMERKSTLGEGRGKKKPKAARAMATH